A window of Pararge aegeria chromosome 27, ilParAegt1.1, whole genome shotgun sequence genomic DNA:
CCCCATGGGCATGGGGTCGTCCACCGTTTACTGCCCGGTGGATGCGGGCAAAAAGGTTTGCGAGGCCGGGCGTCTGTTGGTGGGCTGGAGCTCCGTCAGAGTCCAGGCCCTGGAGCAGCGCCCTCTTCGCTGCTACAGGTGCCTGGGGATGGGACACACGGTAGCCTTGTGTACCTCTGAAACCGACCGGAGCAAGATGTGCTACCGGTGCGGAGAAGAGGGACACAGGCACTCAGGGTGTGAGAGGCCCATACGCTGCGCCGTCTGCGCGGACGCCTCTCAGCCGTCGGGGCACATCATGGGGGGGAAGAGCTGCCACCCCCCTCAAGGGAAGGCCCGAGTTGTCTCCTCTCAGAGCAACCGAAGTGGCCCAGCGCAGACCGAAGACACTGATATGCCGTCAAATGAATAGACGGCATATCAGTGTACTTCAGGCGAACTTAAACCACTCTGCGGGggctcaggacctcctactgCAGTCCGCCGCAGAGTGGTCTATCGACATAGTCGTGGCTTGCGAGCCATATTATGTCCCCACCCAGGAACGCTGGGTTGGGGACATGTGTGACTCGGTAGTCGTTGTttcggcgggcggcgcgggccCTCCCCTCTCACCTCTCGAGAAGGGTCCCGGGTTTGTGGTTGCGGGATGGGGACAGTACACCATTGTCGGCCTGTACTTTTCCCCTAACCGCACGCTGGCAGAATTTGAGGATTTCCTCGACTCTGTCAGCGAAGCCGTCCGCCGGCACAACGGAGGGCATACCCTGGTTCTTGGAGACTTCAATGCCAAGAGCCAGGCGTGGGGGAGTCCCACCTCGGACGGCAGAGGCAGGGCTGTGCTGGTGTGGGCTGTGCACCTCGGGCTCTCCCTACTCAACAAGGGGACAGTCCACACCTGCGTCCGCGCGCAGGGTGGCTCCATCGTGGACCTGTCGTTTGCCTCCCCCTCGGTTGCCGACAGAGTCGCCAACTGGAGGGTAGAGGACGGGGTGGAGACCCTATCGGACCACAACTATGTCCGATTTGAGGTCTCTACATCCCCGGTGGTCGCGATGGCACCTCCCCAGGGTCCAAATCGCCTCCCACGTTGGTGCCTCACCCAAATGGACCGGGAGTTGGTCAAAGAGGCCTCCATTATTGTACGGTGGGCCTCCTCCGGAGATGAGAGGGACACCAGTGTGGAAGAACGGGCGGAGCAGCTGCGCGCGGACCTCACTGAGGTATGCGACTCTGCAATGCCGAGGGCGCGTGGATGGCGCCGCCGTAAACGGGTGTACTGGTGGTCGGACGAGATCGCGGTCCTACGTATCGCCAGTCACCGAGCCCGCAGGGACTATGTCCGGTGCCGTAGGCGGAACGGACTGGACGTAGTTCTGGAGGAGCAACTGCGGGAGGTTTACGGCCAGGCCAAGAGGGCCCTTCAGCTGGCCATAAGCTGCGCCAAGGAGCGTGCACGGGAGGAACTGCTGGAGGGCCTGAGTAGGGACCCCTGGGGACGCCCTTATCGCGTGGCGAGAAGGAAGCTCCGTAACCAGGGACCCCCAGTAACCCAGACCCTCCAGCCGGAGCTCTTGCGGAGCGTCGTCGAGGGACTCTTCCCGGACTCCCAGGGACATGTCCCTCCATCGATGTCCTCCCCGGTACCCCAGGCCGGAAGGGGCTCCACCCCCCTGGCTGATAGCGGTTCTGCTCCGCTGATCACCGGGGAGGAGATGGACGTAGCCCTTGGCCGCCTCCGGTCCAAGAAGACGGCACCTGGACCGGACGGTATCCCGGGTCGGGTCATATTCACGACCAGGGAGTACTTTGAGGCAAGACTCCGGGAGCTGTTCAACCAGTGTATACTGGCTGGACAGTTCCCCAAGTCTTGGAAGGAGGGACTGCTGTGCCTTATCCGCAAAGCAGGGCGACCGTTGGACGCTCCGTCGGCGTACAGACCGATAGTCTTGCTCAACGAGGTCGGGAAGGTCTTTGAGAAGATCCTTGCAGACCGACTAGTTGGGCATCTGGAAACTGTCGGTCCAGGGCTATcggcggagcagtacggctttagggcGGGTCGCTCGACCATTGACGCCCTAGAGTCGTTGAAGGCCCTGACGGATGAGGCAGTCGCCGGGGGGGACGTCATTCTCGCCGTCTCCTTAGACGTCACGAATGCCTTCAACAGCCTCCCCTTTGAGACTCTTCTAGAGGCACTTCGGTACCATGAAGTGCCTCCGTATCTCAGGAGGCTGTTGGAGTCATACCTCCAGGATAGGTGGATATCCTGGACGGGGAGTGGCGGGCAACGAGAGCGGCGGAAGGTGCTCAATGGGGTcccgcagggatcggttctcgggCCGGTGTTGTGGAACATCGGCTTCGATTGGCTCCTGCGGGCCCCCATGCTGCCGGGGACAAGGGTGTTATGTTATGCGGATGACACCCTAGTCACGGCACGCGGGAGCACCTTTGCGGAGGCGTCCCGCCTGGCCACGGTCAGCGCGTCCCTAGTGGCAAGGAGGGTCCAGGCCTTGGGTCTGAGGGTTTCGGTCCCTAAGACCGAGGCCCTCCTCTTCCATGGCCCTCGCAGAGGTCCACCACGAGGTGCCCAAATCACCGTCCAGGGTGTTCAGGTGGAAATAAAGGCCCAGATGAAGTACCTGGGCCTCACCCTGGACGGACGGTGGAGTTTTAAAGGGCACTTCGAGCTGCTTGCGCCCAGACTCGTCGGAGCGGCAGCCGCTCTGGGGAGGCTTTTGCCCAACATCGGGGGGCCGGACTCGGCCTGCAGGCGTCTGTATGCGGGTATCGTCAGGAGTATGGCGCTGTACGGGGCTCCAATATGGGTGCACGCATTGTCTCCGCAGAATATCACACTCCTGCGGAGACCGCAACGCGTAATCGCGGTGCGTGCGATCCGGGGCTACCGTACGGTGTCTTGGACGGCATCCACACTTCTTGCTGGCGACCCGCCGTGGGACCTGCAGGCTGAGGTGCTTGCACAGGTGCACCGCTACCGGTCAAGTGTGAGGACTCGAGGGGAAAGACCAGGACCCGAGGAGATTGGGAGACTCCGTACCCTCGGAAGGGAGGTCCTGGTCCAGAGATGGAGAGAAGACCTCGAGTCCCCGGTGGCGGGCATCTGGACGGTGGAGGGCATCCGGCCCCACCTAGAGCGGTGGCTGAAGCGGCGCCATGGCGCGCTGACGTATCGCCTCGTGCAGGTGCTTACCGGACACGGCTGCTTCGGTAAATACCTGCACGGGATCGCGAGGAGGGAGGCCTCGCCGATCTGCCATGAGTGTGACGCGCCTGAAGACACGGCGCTCCACACCTTGGCAGTATGCGCGTCATGGGCCCCGCAAAGACACGCAATGGTGTCACTCCTGGACGGTGACCTCTCGCTGCCAAGTGTTATCAATCTGATGCTCGGCAGCGAGGAGGGATGGTCTACTgtcgcctccttctgcgaagccgtattgggcttgaaggaggcctcggagagggagagagagcaggcggctgatgctcttcccctccgaagaaggagaacaggtggcaggaggcgcagatatgcgcacctaatgccacctccgtagacaccattgcgtgcctccgacgagtgcgccggggcgtcaaagttgcatgcgaccgcgatcctttgacgctccaacttgggcgcgggcggcttcgctgggttttagtgggtattctggctgatacttcatcggccagcgagtcccacataccctgctggaggctgcacAGTTTTGGCTGCGCAGCCTCCAGgagggatgcctaaacgcatttcccagcgacaaaaaaaaaaaaaaaaaaaaaaaaaaggttaggttaggttaggttaggttaggttattgcACATATCATTCAGttttatgacatttttattcaacattttcttattttgttttgacACTCTATTCTTACTTTACAATATTTCTATATACTAAGCATACCTATTTCCATACGTATAACATTTCTACCTTTTACATTTCCACGGTCTTTTCCATTTCGTGTCCTATCATATTTCATTCCTTACATATCTAattatgcttttatttattttctactagtGAATTATTTCCCTATTTTACTATCTGCGCTAGCTTTAactacttttacatttattaatttacttttaattttttctatgcATGTTatcatacttatatattattataagtagtaacatttatttgacctacttatctttatttctatttattacttGTGGCGTACTTACAATAGTTTAGGAatgattcatttatttttccatccTTTACTAGTCTATTtgcattttcttttgttatgtCATGGTTAATTTCGTATTCGGTTTCCATTCTCTTTCTTTTTGTTATTGGACACTCAAACAAGACATGTTCCACCGTTTCTTCAGTTCCTGGTTCACAGGCGCATGATGGATCCTCCTTACACTTAAAACGGTGCAGATATTAACGGTGCAGAGAACCCACCATGTCCGGTTAGAATTTGCGTCTGTAGTGCCGTATGCTCCAATTTTCCAATGGCGTCTGGGTAAAACACTTTCGTCGTTGCAGCTGTCTCGCCGGATCTATACCTCAGATTCCATTCCTCCATTGTTTTTATTCGAAGCTGACGCTTGACGAATGAAATCGGGCATTGGTCATAGTCAGGTTTGCGCTTGAGGTTGAGCGCTGCTTCTTTTGCCAGTTTATCGGCCCTCTCATTACCCTCCAACCCTGCGTGGGCTTTCACCgggaaggtgaaggacgggaagagcagggttccgaaggtgaaggaggggaagagcagggttccgaaggtgaaggaggggaagagcagggttccgaaggtaaaggacaggaagagcagggttccgaaggtgaaggaggggaagagcagggttccgaaggtgaaggaggggaagagcagggttccgaaggtaaaggacgggaagagcagggttccgaaggtgaaggacgggaagagcaggggtccgaaggtgaaggaggggaagagcagggttccgaaggtgaaggaggggaagagcagggttccgaaggtgaaggacgggaagagcagggttcccaAGGTGAatgaggggaagagcaggggtccgaaggtgaaggacgggaagagcaggggtccgaaggtgaaggaggggaagagcagggttccgaaggtgaaggacgggaagagcagggttccgaaggtaaaggaggggaaggtccgaaggtgaaggaggggaagagcaggggtccgaaggtgaaggacgggaagagcagggttccgaaggtgaaggaggggaagagcagggttccgaaggtgaaggaggggaagagcagggttccgaaggtaaaggacgggaagagcagggttccgaaggtgaaggacgggaagagcaggggtccaaaggtgaaggaggggaagagcaggggttcgaaggtgaaggaggggaagaccaggggtccgaaggtgaaggaggggaagagcagggggccgaaggtgaaggaggggaagagcaggggttcgaaggtgaaggacgggaagagcaggggtccgaaggtgaaggaggggaagagcaggggtccgaaggtgaaggaggggaagagcagggttccgaaggtaaaggacgggaagagcagggttccgaaggtgaaggacgggaagagcaggggtccgaaggtgaaggaggggaagagcaggggtccgaaggtgaaggaggggaagaccaggggtccgaaggtgaaggaggggaagagcagggggccgaaggtgaaggaggggaagagcaggggttcgaaggtgaaggacgggaagagcaggggtccgaaggtgaaggaggggaagagcaggggtccgaaggtgaaggaggggaagagcagggttccgaaggtgaaggaggggaagagcagggttccgaaggtgaaggacgggaagagcagggttcccaAGGTGAatgaggggaagagcaggggtccgaaggtgaaggacgggaagagcaggggtccgaaggtgaaggaggggaagagcagggttccgaaggtgaaggacgggaagagcagggttccgaaggtgaaggaggggaagagcagggttccgaaggtgaaggaggggaagagcaggggtccgaaggtgaaggaggggaagagcagggttccgaatgtgaaggacgggaagagcagggttccgaaggtgaaggaggggaagagcagggttccgaaggtgaaggacgggaagagcagggttccgaaggtgaaggaggggaagagcagggttccgaaggtaaaggacgggaagagcagggttccgaaggtgaaggacgggaagagcaggggtccgaaggtgaaggaggggaagagcaggggtccgaaggtgaaggaggggaagaccaggggtccgaaggtgaaggaggggaagaccaggggtccgaaggtgaaggaggggaagagcagggggccgaaggtgaaggaggggaagagcaggggttcGAAGGTggaggacgggaagagcaggggtccgaaggtgaaggaggggaagagcagggtcccgaaggtgaaggacgggaagagcagggttccgaaggtgaaggacgggaagagcaggggtccgaaggtgaaggacgggaagagcagggttccgaaggtgaaggagggtgttagcgacgcaaaaagccctcttgttaattattaattaataaattataaataattaatattatataatttaagctgaaataaatgattgtctatggttttaataaataatgtgctaaaaacggaacgtaggtggcgggggcggcaaaccgttattctgacgtccgcggcggttcaaattgtagacgttcaccgcaaccgaccgcagccgcatcgtttaaactttgccaaccgctacacacgttctgtcagccaagtcacttaaagaaaccctgtgttttcacttgccctggcccctacaagtggtccttcgagccggatcgcaaggtatgttccaaactccaccgccaaatatggtgaacactgtgaagaaacaggacctagttgaggagcaggagcagagccagcacacatgtaagcaggtgaaaaagcaggtacccctaaaggaggagcttagaaaaaggTTTTTGATGAagtagaaccagctactagtgttaagagcactagcggccacgcagtggcaccgagtagggcttctacacgcaatggcacgtcgagaaagtcaagttcagcatccatccgagcaagaaagacacggctggaactagaggcagcggaggcgaaagcgcgtattgagatgcagctaattgagaaaaggttgcaagctgatatggcagcactagatgaggaagcatacagtccactaccggaggagcatgaggtgcgtagcaataataatagttgaatggaggctacgtagttgcctccgcggaccagcaaaggaagccgtcacggcgctgctgattagcgccaccacaccggacatagtaatgtcagcactggagctacaatttggtaaccccgatattattatcactagaatagtacaagatgtccagaagcttccagcaatggcacaggaatatcataaggatatagtcaagttttccgttaaagttcaaaatttcgtcgcagcagtcctcgctatcggtgaagatgagtacctaaaaaacatgaatatcatgtcggccgtgttgtctaagttcccaacggttttgttatcaaaatggacggactacagctatccgcttataaccgacggatctaaagccaaactcgtaatattatccgattttttaaaagaggaagcagttaaaactacaaaaaccgcgattaatattaatagcatcaaagccgatcaaaacttttcaaagcgaaaatatgccgtaaactatgtaaacaaatctcatgtGTTATTACAAAGCGAATCTAACACGGACGCGGGTATGAAATGTCGGTTTTGCTACAGCGGGCCGAAACACAATCTACCGGATTGCAAAGTATTCAAAAAGGCACTACAAAAGGATCGGTGGCGTCACGTAAAGCGGTACggtatatgttataaatgtctgTCACCCACGAAGCACGACAGGGATATTTGCCCGGCGCCTGCTTGTGATAAAAACAATTTCGGGCAGGCTCATCACCGATTGTTACATTATGAGAAGAGCAGTACGGGAAATGATAACACTACGGGCCTACACGAGTCTTCTGAACGCGAACCCACTACCGAAGCACAACAAGTAACGcacattaaagaaaacaatcGTCAGGTACTATTAAAGGTTGTAACGGTACAAATACACGGACCGATGGGAACTGTAACAACTGCCGCGTTGCTCGACGACGGGTCAACTGTAACGCTAATGAACTCGGAACTAGCCGCAAGAGTGGGGCTACGCGGGCATAGAAAAACTATGCGTGTGCGCGGCGCATGGGACACTAATGAGATAGAATGCGACAGCGAGATAGTAAATTTCACTGCATCCAACAAAGACGGCCAGCTATTTACACTTACGGCGCATAGCGTTAGCGATCTGAATTTACCTGCTCAATATACCTCTAATTTAGGTATTTCACGATATGGACAtatttctcaaattaaaaatcaacttaATCTTGAATATTATAAGCCACAGCTGCTAATAGGGCAAGATAACTATCACGTATTATTACCATTACAAGTTCTAGAAGGCAAACCAGGGGAACCGTTTGCTACTCTTACTCCACTAGGATGGTGCCTCCATGGTTGTACCAGAACACAATCCGTCAATTGTTTGTTGCATTCTACTCTGCTTCTCAGCTCCAACCACTGTGGCCTAGACACAGAAAAAGAAGACCTACTCCGTGAGATACATGAAGAGGTCCGACGTTCCTTCGCTATAGACTCCTTGGGGGTCACCGCTTAACCACGAGGGAACTCTGATGACCTACGCGCTCAAGCGCACCTGGAGAAAGCACATGACGGGCCGGAAGCACGGCTCTCTGTCTTTCCACCTTGTGCAGATCCTCTCTGGGCACGGATGCTTCGGGAGGTATCTGTGCAAGGTCGCAAGACGTGAGCCCACAGAGGTGTGCCACGGGggttttagaagaagaagaagaagaagaaacactttattgcacgtataacatacaggaaaagaaacagtaaggagtatacagtacacaatgtagacatgcaaaggcggccttattgctgcaagcaatctcttacaggcaacctttgtagataggactaacagcaagagaacgggatagtgccaagagtgttgatagatatacataaataccaaaatgtaaagatacaaatacatatataatttaaataaatatacgtaatatataaaatatacctacatgatatataaatagaaaatatacataatatatataaatatataacaaacataatatatataagtagattttaacacacagttaaaaaaaaaaaaaaaaataagaatataaagaatctacttcaaatttcatcactcaaagagaggtagtagtccttcagacgactcttaaatatcggaagggaactacttccacggatttcagcaggcagattgttccagagcataactgctttaaaggtgaaagaattactgaagaacttcgttttactaaaagggagtaccagacggttaccaaggcgggatcgaaggttggaatgagaagatgagtcagaaataaagcgaaaacgatcccttaaataagagggagataaattactataaagaatagaataaaagaaggaAAGTAGATGAATTTCACGGCGTAGACGGATAGGCAACCATTTTAGTCTAGCTCGGTACTCCGATATGTGAtcaaatttacgcagtccaaACACAAACCGGATGCATAAATTTTGAAGGCGCTCGAGCTTATTAAGAAGTTCTTCGGTAAGGTCAGGATAGCATGAGTCTGCATAATCCAGTataggaagaagaagagattgggcaagagaaattttagttttaataggaaggaaattTTTCCAACGATTTAAGTACCCAATCGAAGCAAAGATTTTTCGACTCACCTCAGCTACCTGTGGGGACCACGACAGATTATTGTCTATGACGAGGCcaagattttttacaaaagtacTCGGAATCAAATTGGTGTTGTTAAACTGGACAGAGGGCAAGGTACAGATATTCACCTTAGCTAACTGCTGACGGCTGCCTATAATAATAACCTGAGACTTATGCGGATTTACGCAAAGTCCATATGAATTGCTCCATGTGTAGATACTGCGCAGGTCATTATTTAACTGAAAGATTGCTTCAGAAACATTGAGAGCAGGGGCAGCGACATAAACTTGCAAATCATCAGCATAAAGATGAAAGCTAGAAGTGAGGAGCTTAGAAAcagagtttataaaaatggcaaagaGCAGAGGTGAAAGTACGCCGCCTTGTGGAACACCAGCAGTAAGTGAGGAAAGAGTGGAGAATTTATTGTCACTATGCACACACTGCTGACGCCCAAACAAATAGCTACGGAACCATTCAATAGCACCCCGAGAAATGTTAAGTGATTTCATGATAGCAAGAAGGATATCAAAATCCACAGTGTTAAAAGTGTTACTGAAATCTAATAGAGCAAGAACTGTGACAAGTTGATTGTCCATGTTGCAAGGTAGTTCCATAATAAATGTCAGTTAGCATCCGACGCGTGTTTTATTACTCAGCACTGGCGACGAGTGAAAacaaatatcgattttaatcagCTAATCTATGTCcgtaaaactagtttttttgtgtttatttagtaaatttagTGTTGTGATTCGAACAAAAGATTAAATTTACGGGATACAACATGCCGATCGGCAAAATCGAACCTTTCGATTTAACCTCGAAACAATGGCCGGCTTACATACGACGGGTCAAGCAATTTATTGTCCTAAATGAGATTAGAGATGAACTTCAGGTGCCGATGTTAATTAATGTGGTAGGTGAAGCGACATATGCGTTGATGTGTGACCTGTGTGCGCCGGACCACCCAGAGAATAAGTCTTTCGATACCCTTACCGAGCTGGTCACAAACCATCTGGAGCCGCAACGTTCCGAGATAGCCGAGAGACATGTTTTTCGACAAAGACGGCAGCGACCAGACGAAAGCTTGACTGAATATTTGCAGCACCTGAAGCATTTAGCAGTCACGTGTAATTTCGGTACAAGATTAGAAGAGGACCTCCGAGATCAATTTGTCTCGGGTTTAGCGAGTGACGTCATGCGATCTCGAATATTTGCCGAAAAAAGTTTGGACTACAAAAAGGCAGTGGAGCTAGCTCTGGCATTAGAGGCGGCCGAGAGGCACGCGGGGGTAAGCGGCGGCGAGATGCCAGCGAGCGCCGGGCAGGCGGGCGAGGGCCTGCATGCGGCGCGCAGCCAGCGGACGCGCGCGCTGCGCCCGGGCGGCGGCGACGCAGGCGCGGCGTGCGACGGCGCTGGCGCaagcggcggcggcggcggcggcgcgagcggcggcggcggcggcggcgcggcgagCGCTGCGGCGGCGGCTTGCTGGCGCTGCGGCCGCAGGCATCGCGGGCGGTGCCGGTTCGCTAATTATACCTGCGACGAGTGCCACCAGCGCGGGCACATCAAGGTCATGTGCAAAAGTGTGCGTAAAAGTGAGGTGAAGTGTCAAAGTTTTATCAGTGAGAGTTCGGATGAggacttttttaatattgacaTTATTACTCAAGGTAACAagccatattatttaaaagtaaaggtAGAAGATAGTTTTTTAGAAGTCGAAATCGACACGGGTAGCCGAATATCGGCCATTAACGAAGAATGTTACGAGaaactatttaaacataaagaGATTGTGaaagataatttaattttgcgcAGTTACTCGGGGTCACGTATTGATTCCCTCGGATATATATTAGTACGGGTACAACTTAAGTCGGTTATTAGTAAAGATTTGCGGTTGTATATTATTCAAGGCGGTAATAGGCCTTTGCTCGGTAGGGACTGGCTCCGCGCTTTAAAGATAacgcaaataaatattaacgaaATAATAGAGGAGGATCAATTTGTGACCCGTTTGTCCAAGGAATTTCCAGAGGTATTTAGTGAGAAGCGGGGAACTTGTAACCGAAAGCTACAATTACAGCTCACAGATAGTACCGGAGTGTATGTACGGGCGCGCGCTGTACCGCTGGCGCTTCGCGAACGCGTCGAAAGGGAACTCGCACGGCTCGAGTCCGACGGTACGATTTACCGCGTCGATCATTCCGATTTTGGTACACCGATCGTGCCGGTAGTCAAAAGTAATGGAGATATCCGAATTTGTGGGGATTACAAAATAACGATTAATCCTAAACTAAAAAGAGATTACTATCCATTGCCTCGTATTGACGAGTTATTTACCAATTTAAGCAATGGCGAGGAATATAGTAAAATTGACCTTCGCCACGCCTACGAGCAGGTCCTTCTAGAAGAAAGTTCTCAAAAGTATACCGCAATCACGACACATATCGGAACGTTTATATACCGCCGGACGCCGTACGGATTATCGTGCGTACCTGAAAAATTCCAAAAGTTAATGGAAGAGACCTTACGGGGGGTACCAGGTACGGTAGTTTTTCTCGATGACATATGTGTGACGGGTCAGAATAGACAGGCACATCTGAACAATCTGCGAGCTGTATTGGAGCGATTACGGCAGGCCGGCctaacagttaaattaaacaaatgtaaatttttacagaaaaatGTAAACTATCTGGGCTTTGTAATAGATAAGGAGGGCTTACACCCCGATTCTGAGAAGCTGAAGGCGATTCACGCAATCCCAACGCCCAAAGATGTGACGCaacttaaaagttttttggGCCTAATTAATTATTACGGTAGATTTATCCCAAATCTAAGTACAACACAGGCCGTGGCTCCATCTGCTGTGCCCTCTGTTTTTGCGGAGGGCACAGCAGATGGAGCGAGGATGGGTTTGGCGAGCACTTACCCTGCCGCTGAACAGGCGTTGGTGACACTCTGTTGCCTAGCCACCGTCGGGCTCGTAATTCCGTTATGAGGTGTCATGGTCATGTCTCGTGGCCCATACGGGACCGAGGGTCTTGCCTTTaccggccggactgcgaggaagaaaacctctaaaaaaaatcaccccgaatcccaagcggcggcgcaccgcgaggggatgcatggctgatgggtagttcagtctctagtgcgacccccgCCAGGGTAGAATACATTCACCGagggttttataaagtttaattagcaTATCAGTATTGCAAACGGTACGTAaggttttaaatatgtatatgagTCTCCTAATACGCATACTGGTGTTAGATATATGTGAAGCC
This region includes:
- the LOC120635586 gene encoding uncharacterized protein K02A2.6-like, whose translation is MPIGKIEPFDLTSKQWPAYIRRVKQFIVLNEIRDELQVPMLINVVGEATYALMCDLCAPDHPENKSFDTLTELVTNHLEPQRSEIAERHVFRQRRQRPDESLTEYLQHLKHLAVTCNFGTRLEEDLRDQFVSGLASDVMRSRIFAEKSLDYKKAVELALALEAAERHAGVSGGEMPASAGQAGEGLHAARSQRTRALRPGGGDAGAACDGAGASGGGGGGASGGGGGGAASAAAAACWRCGRRHRGRCRFANYTCDECHQRGHIKVMCKSVRKSEVKCQSFISESSDEDFFNIDIITQGNKPYYLKVKVEDSFLEVEIDTGSRISAINEECYEKLFKHKEIVKDNLILRSYSGSRIDSLGYILVRVQLKSVISKDLRLYIIQGGNRPLLGRDWLRALKITQININEIIEEDQFVTRLSKEFPEVFSEKRGTCNRKLQLQLTDSTGVYVRARAVPLALRERVERELARLESDGTIYRVDHSDFGTPIVPVVKSNGDIRICGDYKITINPKLKRDYYPLPRIDELFTNLSNGEEYSKIDLRHAYEQVLLEESSQKYTAITTHIGTFIYRRTPYGLSCVPEKFQKLMEETLRGVPGTVVFLDDICVTGQNRQAHLNNLRAVLERLRQAGLTVKLNKCKFLQKNVNYLGFVIDKEGLHPDSEKLKAIHAIPTPKDVTQLKSFLGLINYYGRFIPNLSTTQAVAPSAVPSVFAEGTADGARMGLASTYPAAEQALVTLCCLATVGLVIPL